A single genomic interval of Noviherbaspirillum saxi harbors:
- the czcI gene encoding cation efflux protein, CzcI family produces MTVAIDFLTSKKKEISANIGPVKKLILILLLTVLPLQYSWAAAAAYCEHEQEQQTSHFGHHTHQHQAENDESSDPSKSKQVHSDCGVCQFSGQASFLTTFPAAVPPNDVVHSVRLPDYYSSHIPDGPQKPDWRLVA; encoded by the coding sequence ATGACTGTTGCTATTGATTTCTTGACCTCCAAAAAGAAAGAAATCAGTGCTAATATCGGGCCCGTGAAAAAACTGATTCTTATTCTCCTGCTAACTGTTCTGCCGCTCCAGTATTCCTGGGCAGCGGCAGCTGCGTATTGCGAGCATGAACAAGAGCAGCAAACCTCACACTTCGGTCATCATACTCATCAGCATCAAGCTGAAAATGATGAGTCGAGTGACCCGAGCAAAAGCAAACAAGTCCATAGCGACTGCGGTGTTTGCCAATTTTCTGGTCAGGCTTCATTTCTGACCACATTCCCTGCGGCTGTTCCGCCCAATGATGTCGTGCATAGTGTGCGACTACCTGATTACTACTCATCCCACATTCCAGATGGCCCTCAAAAGCCAGACTGGCGTCTTGTCGCCTAA
- a CDS encoding TolC family protein produces MYRYLLPLSLAAFSLPGSAQIPPVGVSHTYIATQANAARVAEPAAPLTLQAAITLAMQSNPDLSAVQYELQAVEATLLQANVLPNPSLEIGIEDRRRETRESTLQVSQSIELGGKRFARVRAAESSLSAAVADLNAKKAEVRATVITAFFDALAAQERVRLAEEAGELAQRATNVANKRVAAGKVSPVEETKARVAESSVRLELAQARSELNSARKRLSATWGNLLPRFEKAEGQLNVLPELPGMDGISQRLTTSPTLTRARHEVDRRQALAQVERSRRIPDMAVTLGVKRSEEPGRNQAVVGLSIPLPLFDSNRGNVLESLRRVDKARDELSATEIRVDGELAQAYEKLSVSRQEAESLQKEIVPGAQSAYDAASKGFEFGKFGFLDVLDAQRTLLQAKSQYLRALSEAHRAAADIDRILGEATPATKQ; encoded by the coding sequence ATGTATCGGTATCTCTTGCCGCTAAGTCTTGCGGCATTCAGTTTGCCAGGGAGTGCGCAAATCCCGCCTGTCGGAGTCAGTCACACCTACATTGCCACGCAGGCTAATGCCGCCCGCGTAGCAGAACCGGCTGCACCGCTCACGCTTCAGGCCGCCATTACCTTGGCTATGCAATCCAATCCGGACCTATCTGCCGTGCAATATGAGCTGCAGGCAGTTGAGGCCACCTTATTGCAAGCCAATGTGCTTCCAAATCCGTCGCTTGAAATCGGTATCGAGGACAGGCGCCGCGAAACCCGCGAGTCGACGCTGCAGGTCAGCCAGTCCATTGAACTGGGCGGGAAACGCTTTGCACGTGTGCGTGCTGCAGAAAGCAGCCTTTCGGCCGCGGTGGCCGATTTAAACGCCAAGAAGGCGGAGGTCCGTGCCACTGTCATTACAGCATTCTTTGATGCTCTCGCCGCACAAGAACGGGTACGCCTTGCCGAAGAGGCTGGCGAGCTTGCTCAGCGGGCGACGAACGTTGCCAACAAACGCGTGGCAGCTGGCAAAGTGTCTCCCGTAGAAGAAACGAAAGCACGTGTTGCTGAATCTAGCGTTCGCCTAGAACTTGCTCAAGCCAGAAGCGAGCTAAATTCAGCACGCAAACGGCTCAGCGCGACATGGGGCAACCTCTTGCCCCGGTTCGAGAAAGCTGAAGGTCAGCTCAACGTTTTACCCGAGTTACCCGGGATGGACGGCATCTCACAACGATTGACGACTTCACCTACGTTGACCCGGGCACGACATGAAGTCGACCGTCGACAGGCATTGGCACAGGTGGAGCGCAGCCGCCGCATCCCTGATATGGCGGTTACGCTGGGTGTCAAGCGCTCGGAAGAGCCCGGCCGTAATCAAGCAGTGGTCGGACTATCTATTCCGCTACCTTTATTTGACAGCAACCGTGGAAACGTCCTGGAATCGTTACGCCGTGTTGACAAGGCACGTGACGAACTGTCCGCAACCGAGATTCGCGTGGATGGCGAGCTCGCACAGGCTTATGAAAAGTTGAGTGTCTCGCGCCAGGAGGCTGAATCACTGCAGAAAGAGATCGTTCCGGGCGCGCAAAGCGCCTATGACGCTGCCTCGAAGGGATTCGAGTTCGGGAAATTCGGCTTCCTGGATGTGCTTGATGCACAACGCACGCTGCTGCAAGCGAAGTCCCAATACCTGCGAGCGCTGTCAGAGGCGCATCGCGCTGCCGCGGATATCGACCGCATTCTCGGGGAAGCTACGCCCGCGACCAAGCAATAA
- a CDS encoding efflux RND transporter periplasmic adaptor subunit — translation MKNLTKKQLFSILAIVMIGVLLGVLIMTMNKPKPAGDEHGHGGHGGHADHTEEKGGHGHDDEHGHEEGQAKGPHGGKLFTEGDFGLEILMAEEGGEPRFHVYMYEKEKPLPPNSAKVSITLTRPDGEKQELAFVPEKDYLKSSAPVAEPHVFEATVAAQTANEPYLFTFEEMEGTVAINDEQSKAAGVTVNTAGPARINSSLTLPGEIRYNEDRTAHVVPRMAGVVESVKVNLGQKVKKGEVLAVLASSGLSEQRSELLAAQKRLALAKTTYEREKKLWQEKISAEQDYLQAEQAMHEAEIAVRNVQQKLNALGASASSRGALNAYEIRAPFDGMIMEKHISLGEAIKEDADIFTISDLSTVWAEVAVPAKDLNAVRVGEKVTVKATAFDAKAPGTISFVGSLLGEQTRTAKARVSLPNPDMSWRPGLFVNVAIVSNQAEVPVAVTTDAIQTVNDKPTIFVRVPGGFLPQQVTLGRSDGKLVEVVKGLKTGSKYAGAGSFIVKSEQGKASAEHTH, via the coding sequence ATGAAAAATCTTACGAAGAAACAGCTATTTTCAATTCTCGCCATCGTCATGATTGGTGTCTTGCTGGGCGTTCTCATCATGACGATGAACAAGCCCAAGCCGGCAGGTGATGAACATGGCCACGGTGGGCATGGCGGACATGCTGACCACACCGAAGAGAAAGGTGGGCATGGGCATGATGATGAACATGGCCACGAAGAAGGTCAGGCAAAAGGTCCTCACGGCGGTAAATTGTTCACCGAAGGCGACTTCGGCCTTGAGATCTTGATGGCCGAAGAAGGCGGCGAGCCACGCTTCCACGTCTACATGTACGAGAAAGAAAAGCCGCTTCCGCCAAACTCGGCAAAGGTTTCCATCACCCTGACGCGCCCGGACGGCGAAAAACAGGAACTCGCGTTCGTGCCTGAAAAGGATTACCTGAAGAGCAGCGCGCCGGTTGCAGAGCCTCACGTATTCGAAGCCACGGTTGCAGCGCAAACAGCCAACGAGCCATACCTCTTCACGTTCGAGGAGATGGAGGGGACCGTCGCAATAAACGACGAGCAGTCCAAGGCTGCAGGCGTTACCGTCAATACCGCGGGTCCGGCAAGGATTAACAGCTCGCTCACATTGCCAGGGGAAATCCGCTACAACGAGGACCGTACAGCGCATGTCGTGCCCCGGATGGCTGGTGTTGTTGAGAGCGTCAAGGTCAATCTTGGGCAAAAGGTAAAAAAAGGCGAGGTCTTGGCCGTTCTCGCCAGTTCTGGACTTTCGGAGCAGCGCAGCGAGCTGTTGGCCGCACAAAAGCGCCTGGCATTGGCCAAAACGACTTACGAACGGGAAAAGAAGCTGTGGCAGGAAAAAATCTCGGCAGAACAGGACTACCTTCAGGCAGAGCAAGCGATGCACGAAGCCGAAATCGCTGTTCGCAATGTGCAGCAGAAGCTGAACGCACTGGGTGCCAGCGCATCCAGCCGCGGCGCACTGAATGCCTATGAAATCCGTGCGCCATTCGACGGCATGATCATGGAAAAGCACATCTCGCTAGGCGAGGCCATCAAGGAAGACGCAGACATTTTTACCATCTCGGATTTGTCGACGGTGTGGGCTGAAGTTGCTGTGCCAGCGAAAGACTTGAATGCGGTTCGCGTTGGCGAAAAAGTCACCGTCAAGGCGACCGCATTCGATGCGAAGGCACCCGGGACAATCTCCTTTGTTGGCTCTTTGCTCGGCGAGCAAACCCGTACTGCCAAAGCCCGGGTTTCACTACCTAATCCGGACATGTCCTGGCGCCCGGGGCTGTTTGTAAATGTCGCAATCGTGTCGAATCAGGCCGAAGTTCCAGTCGCAGTAACCACTGACGCCATTCAAACCGTCAATGACAAGCCGACTATCTTTGTTCGCGTTCCCGGCGGTTTCCTTCCACAGCAGGTCACACTCGGTCGGTCCGACGGCAAGCTTGTCGAAGTGGTCAAGGGACTGAAGACCGGCAGCAAATACGCAGGTGCCGGCAGTTTCATCGTCAAGTCGGAGCAGGGTAAAGCCAGCGCCGAACATACCCATTGA
- a CDS encoding CusA/CzcA family heavy metal efflux RND transporter: MFERIIRFAIEQRWLVMLAVFGMAAIGIFSYQKLPIDAVPDITNVQVQINTSAPGYSPLETEQRITFPLETVMSGLPNLEQTRSLSRYGLSQITVIFKDGTDIYFARQLVNERLQEAKERLPAGVTPAMGPISTGLGEIYLWTVETREGAKKPGGTPYTPMDLREIQDWIIKPQLRNVPGVTEINSIGGFEKEYQVAPVPERLASYGLTLQDVVNALDRNNGNAGAGYIEKRGEQLLIRAPGQVQSIEDISNIILGNVRGVPIRMRDIGAVEIGRELRTGAATENGREVVLGTVFMLIGQNSRTVSQAVDKKMEEINRTLPEGVVAVTVYDRTVLVDKAINTVKKNLIEGAVLVIAILFLFLGNIRAAIITAMVIPLSMLFTFSGMVSNKVSANLLSLGALDFGIIIDGAVVIVENCVRRLAHAQAHHGRPLTRAERFHEVFAASREARRPLLYGQLIIMVVYLPIFALTGVEGRMFHPMALTVVIALLGAMILSITFIPAAVALFIGNKVAEKENVVMQGAKRLYAPVLDFVMANKPVVLTFAAVMVILSGLLATRMGTEFVPSLNEGDFAIQALRIPGTSLSQSVSMQQQLERMLKQKHPEIDRIFARTGTAEIASDPMPPNISDGYIMLKPQDQWPKPRKTRDELLAAVQQTISKIPGSNYEFSQPIQLRFNELISGVRSDVAVKLFGDDMDVLNDTAARISATLSRVSGAAEVKVEQTTGLPMLTINIDREKASRYGLNVGDVQDMVATAIGGKEAGTLFQGDRRFDIIVRLPENVRNDLEAMKRLPISLPRAENGNGRPTFIPLGEVASLELAPGPNQISREDGKRRIVISANVRGRDIGSFVSEAESAIREQVKIPAGYWTTWGGQFEQLQSAAQRLQIVVPLALLLVFTLLFAMFGNLKDGLLVFSGIPFALTGGVVALWMRGIPMSISAAVGFIALSGVAVLNGLVMISFIRTLREEGRSLDEAVREGALTRLRPVLMTALVASLGFVPMAIATGTGAEVQRPLATVVIGGILSSTALTLLVLPLLYRLAYRKDEELEEQAAPIQAVPQQLPT, translated from the coding sequence ATGTTTGAACGCATCATACGTTTTGCCATCGAGCAGCGATGGCTGGTTATGCTAGCCGTATTTGGGATGGCAGCCATCGGTATCTTCAGTTACCAGAAGCTGCCAATCGATGCGGTTCCTGATATCACCAACGTCCAGGTCCAAATCAATACGTCTGCACCAGGATATTCGCCTCTGGAGACGGAGCAGCGGATTACCTTTCCTCTAGAAACGGTAATGTCTGGTTTGCCCAATCTGGAACAAACCCGGTCGTTGTCGCGGTATGGCCTGTCGCAAATTACAGTCATCTTCAAGGACGGTACCGACATCTACTTTGCCCGACAACTGGTCAATGAACGACTGCAGGAAGCCAAGGAGCGGCTGCCGGCAGGTGTGACGCCTGCCATGGGACCGATTTCCACAGGACTGGGGGAAATTTACTTGTGGACGGTCGAGACCAGGGAAGGTGCGAAAAAGCCAGGCGGCACACCCTACACACCGATGGACCTGCGCGAAATCCAGGACTGGATTATCAAGCCGCAGCTCCGCAACGTCCCGGGCGTCACCGAAATCAACTCCATCGGTGGCTTTGAAAAGGAATATCAGGTCGCACCGGTTCCAGAACGACTGGCATCCTATGGTCTGACGCTCCAGGATGTCGTCAACGCGCTTGATCGTAACAACGGCAATGCCGGTGCCGGCTATATCGAAAAGCGTGGCGAACAGCTCCTGATTCGTGCCCCGGGCCAGGTGCAGTCCATCGAGGATATCAGCAACATCATTTTGGGCAACGTCCGGGGTGTGCCTATTCGGATGCGTGATATCGGCGCGGTCGAGATTGGCCGTGAGCTGCGCACCGGCGCTGCCACCGAAAACGGACGAGAAGTCGTGCTCGGTACAGTGTTCATGCTGATTGGGCAGAACAGCCGCACCGTTTCGCAGGCCGTCGACAAGAAAATGGAGGAAATCAACCGCACGCTTCCAGAAGGTGTGGTCGCAGTTACCGTCTACGACCGCACTGTTCTGGTCGATAAAGCCATCAATACGGTAAAGAAGAACCTTATTGAGGGCGCGGTACTGGTTATTGCGATTCTGTTCCTCTTCCTTGGGAATATCCGTGCGGCCATCATCACCGCGATGGTTATTCCACTGTCAATGCTCTTCACCTTCAGTGGCATGGTGTCGAACAAAGTCAGTGCGAACCTCCTGAGTCTCGGTGCGCTGGACTTTGGCATCATCATTGACGGCGCTGTCGTGATTGTGGAGAACTGCGTCCGCCGGCTTGCGCATGCGCAGGCGCACCATGGACGACCGCTAACCAGAGCGGAACGATTCCATGAAGTGTTTGCCGCTTCGCGGGAAGCTCGCCGCCCGCTGCTGTACGGCCAGCTCATCATCATGGTTGTGTACCTGCCGATTTTTGCACTGACCGGTGTGGAAGGTCGGATGTTCCATCCGATGGCCCTGACGGTGGTGATTGCTCTGCTTGGCGCGATGATTCTGTCAATCACGTTCATCCCGGCAGCCGTTGCGCTTTTCATTGGCAACAAGGTCGCCGAGAAGGAAAACGTCGTGATGCAAGGGGCAAAACGTCTGTACGCTCCGGTGCTGGACTTCGTGATGGCAAACAAGCCGGTCGTGCTCACGTTTGCGGCAGTCATGGTTATCCTGTCGGGGTTGCTGGCAACTCGTATGGGAACTGAATTCGTGCCCAGCCTGAACGAGGGCGACTTTGCCATTCAGGCGTTGCGAATCCCAGGCACCAGCTTGTCGCAGTCAGTGTCGATGCAGCAGCAACTTGAACGGATGCTGAAGCAGAAGCATCCGGAAATCGACCGTATCTTCGCTCGTACAGGGACTGCTGAAATTGCCTCCGACCCGATGCCGCCCAACATCTCGGATGGGTACATCATGCTGAAGCCCCAAGACCAGTGGCCCAAACCGAGGAAGACACGCGACGAGCTGTTGGCAGCGGTACAGCAAACCATTTCAAAGATACCGGGTAGCAACTACGAGTTTTCACAGCCCATTCAGCTTCGTTTCAATGAGCTGATTTCTGGCGTGCGAAGCGACGTGGCGGTCAAGCTGTTCGGTGACGACATGGACGTGCTCAATGATACGGCAGCCAGGATTTCGGCCACCTTGAGTCGCGTGTCGGGAGCGGCCGAGGTAAAGGTCGAGCAGACCACTGGCCTGCCCATGTTGACTATTAATATCGACCGGGAGAAAGCGTCACGGTATGGCTTGAATGTCGGCGACGTGCAGGACATGGTGGCAACCGCCATTGGTGGCAAGGAAGCCGGCACCCTGTTTCAAGGCGACCGTCGCTTTGACATCATTGTCCGCCTTCCGGAAAACGTCCGTAACGACCTTGAAGCGATGAAACGGCTGCCGATTTCGCTGCCCCGGGCCGAAAACGGCAATGGACGACCAACGTTCATTCCCCTTGGCGAGGTAGCCAGCCTGGAGCTCGCGCCCGGTCCCAACCAAATCAGCCGGGAGGATGGCAAGCGGCGTATCGTGATTAGCGCAAACGTACGCGGTCGTGATATCGGCTCTTTCGTTTCTGAAGCGGAAAGTGCGATTCGTGAGCAAGTCAAAATACCCGCCGGTTACTGGACTACCTGGGGCGGCCAGTTCGAGCAGCTACAGTCTGCCGCTCAACGATTGCAAATTGTCGTGCCATTGGCGTTGCTGTTGGTATTCACGTTGCTGTTTGCCATGTTCGGCAATCTTAAGGACGGCTTGCTCGTCTTTAGCGGCATTCCATTCGCACTGACTGGGGGTGTTGTCGCACTCTGGATGCGAGGAATTCCAATGTCCATTTCGGCTGCGGTCGGTTTCATTGCGCTGTCCGGCGTTGCGGTGCTGAATGGCTTGGTGATGATTTCCTTCATCCGCACGTTGCGTGAAGAAGGTCGCTCCCTGGATGAGGCAGTCCGTGAAGGCGCGCTGACACGTCTGCGGCCGGTGCTGATGACCGCATTGGTCGCGTCGCTCGGTTTTGTGCCAATGGCTATCGCAACAGGCACTGGAGCTGAAGTCCAACGTCCGCTGGCAACGGTGGTCATCGGCGGCATCCTCTCGTCGACAGCATTGACGCTTCTGGTTCTTCCGCTTCTCTATCGCCTGGCTTACCGCAAGGACGAGGAGCTTGAGGAGCAAGCCGCTCCGATACAGGCAGTTCCCCAGCAACTACCCACTTAA
- a CDS encoding LysR family transcriptional regulator yields MKFSLRQMEVFRAVMLTGSINGAAKLLFTSQPAVSRIISHTEQTLRLSLFSRVKGKLVPTPEAEALFREVDEFFQQALRVEDFARGLAQGPSGTLNIASSPCLSRSFIPKAIAEFVQRYPNIRVNYHTTLLNSMAQEVLSNKVDIAVSVLPLEHPNLTVQPFTEGRMVCLVPLGHELTQQASVSIADLARYPLIAHHPAIPFGQLVSAAFRKANLTLSSRIDIHQTDVACSLVRSGAGIAMVDQFTVEGIDWNDLQVLPLEDEIRLTPSIVRSVFDTRKTHADKFAEILRAMHSYSPQRPHQRQDSPTVQALRTAPYEKCANSESTQAEVSKRSPRAVNKK; encoded by the coding sequence ATGAAATTTAGCCTACGCCAAATGGAAGTTTTCCGGGCGGTAATGCTTACCGGTTCCATTAACGGCGCGGCCAAGCTACTCTTCACGTCGCAGCCGGCAGTCAGCCGAATCATTTCGCACACTGAACAGACCTTGCGCTTATCGCTGTTTAGTCGCGTCAAAGGAAAGCTGGTACCTACGCCGGAGGCAGAGGCGCTCTTCCGCGAGGTCGATGAATTTTTCCAGCAGGCGCTTCGTGTCGAAGACTTTGCCCGGGGGCTTGCTCAAGGGCCATCCGGGACGCTCAACATCGCCTCTAGCCCCTGCCTTTCACGCAGTTTCATCCCGAAGGCGATCGCCGAGTTTGTGCAGCGCTATCCGAATATTCGCGTGAATTATCACACGACCCTGCTCAATAGCATGGCGCAGGAAGTGCTAAGTAACAAAGTTGACATAGCCGTTTCCGTTCTTCCGCTGGAACATCCTAACCTGACTGTGCAGCCATTTACGGAAGGTCGTATGGTCTGTCTGGTTCCACTTGGTCATGAACTCACTCAGCAAGCCAGCGTCTCCATCGCTGACCTGGCGCGATATCCGCTCATCGCCCACCATCCGGCCATTCCATTCGGCCAACTGGTGTCGGCTGCGTTTCGCAAGGCGAACCTGACGCTTTCTTCGCGCATCGATATTCACCAGACCGACGTCGCATGTTCACTGGTGCGCTCGGGGGCGGGGATTGCAATGGTTGACCAGTTTACCGTAGAGGGAATCGACTGGAATGATCTGCAGGTATTGCCGCTGGAGGACGAAATCCGTCTTACGCCGAGCATCGTACGGTCCGTTTTTGATACCCGCAAAACGCATGCAGACAAGTTTGCCGAGATACTTCGTGCGATGCACTCGTATTCTCCGCAGCGCCCGCACCAGCGACAGGATTCGCCCACCGTCCAGGCCCTCCGGACGGCGCCGTACGAAAAATGCGCAAACTCTGAGAGTACGCAAGCTGAAGTGTCCAAGCGTTCTCCACGCGCTGTCAACAAAAAATGA
- a CDS encoding NAD(P)-dependent oxidoreductase yields the protein MTLPCRESTTEHGWQYRNSLGKRFFMKVGLIGLGNIGVHFGTRLLAAGYELIVHDRNEAMQRRLVEKGAHGVGSAQELASRAEIVLLCLPMPRIVAEVAAEVAQGSAVRIVVDLSTTGPSVTKEVEALLNARGIAMIGAPVSGGTVAAEKGTLAVMPAGPEDTYKEVEPLLRVIGKNIFYLGTDPSLGQTMKIINNTLYATSMVASCEALVYGVKAGLDSKTMLDVINVSSGRSFATLERIPQCALDRSFPIRFTTELLHKDIKMCIDEAEKIGAPMLVSPAARQFLAFAITQGDGQQDNVYPIRHFEQWAGAQFGKASTDE from the coding sequence GTGACATTGCCATGCCGCGAAAGCACCACAGAGCATGGTTGGCAGTATCGCAACTCACTTGGGAAGAGATTCTTTATGAAAGTCGGACTTATTGGCTTGGGAAACATTGGCGTGCATTTTGGGACGCGCTTATTAGCGGCTGGGTATGAACTCATTGTTCACGACCGCAATGAAGCCATGCAACGGCGCCTGGTGGAAAAGGGCGCTCACGGCGTCGGCAGCGCGCAGGAGCTTGCTTCGAGAGCAGAAATCGTTTTGCTGTGCCTGCCGATGCCGCGCATTGTGGCTGAGGTTGCCGCGGAGGTTGCGCAAGGCAGTGCTGTACGTATCGTGGTCGATCTTTCCACCACTGGTCCCTCGGTCACCAAGGAAGTGGAGGCACTACTCAACGCGCGTGGCATCGCGATGATCGGCGCGCCGGTTTCGGGCGGCACCGTAGCAGCCGAGAAGGGAACACTGGCGGTGATGCCTGCTGGCCCCGAGGATACCTATAAGGAAGTGGAGCCGCTGCTACGCGTCATAGGGAAAAACATCTTCTATTTGGGCACGGATCCGAGCCTGGGGCAGACGATGAAGATCATCAACAACACGCTTTACGCGACTAGCATGGTCGCCAGCTGTGAAGCCCTGGTGTATGGGGTGAAGGCAGGCCTGGATTCGAAAACCATGCTCGATGTCATCAACGTTTCGAGCGGTCGCTCCTTCGCCACGCTGGAGCGCATTCCGCAATGCGCACTGGACCGCAGCTTCCCGATCCGCTTCACGACGGAACTGCTGCACAAGGACATCAAGATGTGTATCGATGAGGCCGAGAAAATCGGCGCTCCGATGCTGGTAAGCCCGGCGGCGCGCCAGTTCCTTGCCTTCGCGATCACTCAGGGCGATGGGCAGCAGGATAACGTATATCCCATTCGCCATTTCGAGCAATGGGCTGGCGCGCAGTTTGGTAAAGCGTCGACCGACGAGTAA
- a CDS encoding amino acid synthesis family protein yields MSLIKIRKKLLNIESVYHEGGPARSEPIKMGSIAVVIENPYAGRYVEELTQLVEDSTKMAMEIVPELIEALGGADKIQAYGKGAIVGLNGELEHGAIWHIGGGYPMRQHLPKAKSIVPAAKVVASAGTRLQIPLHHIEAAYVRSHFSTMEVGTIDGPRPNELLYALVMATGTRVHERLGGLRADEIKVGDGQR; encoded by the coding sequence ATGTCGTTAATCAAAATCCGCAAGAAGCTGCTCAACATCGAGTCGGTCTATCACGAGGGTGGTCCTGCTCGCAGCGAACCGATCAAGATGGGCAGCATCGCGGTTGTGATCGAGAATCCGTATGCAGGTCGCTACGTCGAAGAGTTGACTCAGCTGGTTGAGGACTCGACCAAGATGGCCATGGAGATCGTGCCGGAGCTCATCGAGGCTCTCGGAGGCGCCGACAAGATCCAGGCCTATGGCAAGGGAGCAATCGTCGGTCTGAATGGCGAACTCGAGCATGGCGCCATCTGGCATATCGGCGGCGGCTATCCGATGCGCCAGCATCTGCCAAAGGCTAAGTCCATCGTGCCGGCTGCAAAGGTGGTGGCAAGCGCGGGTACAAGGCTGCAGATCCCCTTGCACCACATCGAGGCTGCCTATGTGCGCAGCCACTTCAGCACCATGGAGGTGGGCACGATAGACGGCCCGCGTCCGAACGAGCTTCTCTATGCGCTGGTGATGGCAACGGGAACACGGGTGCATGAGCGTCTCGGTGGATTGCGGGCCGACGAGATCAAGGTGGGCGACGGTCAGCGCTGA
- a CDS encoding Bug family tripartite tricarboxylate transporter substrate binding protein yields the protein MKRSTFLRAFASVVVATTFFASSSHAADWPERPVTLVLPFAPGGSTDYTARLLAQKLSSTLGQQVIVENKPGAGGNIGAAYAARAKPDGYTLLMHTSTVASNVTLYKNMGFNLQKDLITVSQVSLIPNVLVVNNDVPAKDLKEFVDLVKQKKVHITYGSAGNGASQHLSGALFNNMVGGDMVHVPYKGGAPANTDLLAGQIQAVFSPLVEVLSYIDSGKLRPLGVTTKTRSSRLPSVPAVAEVLPGYEVVLWNGVFAPAGTPQPIITKLSAAIREALQDPAVRKTLADQGSTPVGNSPEEFKQFLTTEIDKWGKLIKLSGARID from the coding sequence GTGAAACGATCTACCTTCCTGCGAGCATTTGCATCCGTCGTCGTTGCGACGACCTTCTTCGCATCCTCTTCGCACGCGGCCGACTGGCCGGAGCGCCCGGTAACGCTGGTCCTTCCATTCGCGCCCGGCGGCAGCACCGACTATACGGCCCGTTTGCTGGCGCAGAAGCTCAGCAGCACGCTCGGCCAGCAGGTGATTGTGGAAAACAAGCCTGGCGCCGGCGGCAACATCGGCGCTGCGTATGCGGCCAGGGCAAAGCCGGACGGCTATACCTTATTGATGCACACGAGCACCGTTGCCTCCAATGTCACGCTATACAAGAACATGGGATTCAACCTGCAGAAGGATCTGATTACGGTCTCGCAGGTCAGCCTGATTCCGAATGTACTGGTGGTCAACAATGACGTCCCGGCCAAGGACCTCAAAGAGTTTGTCGATCTGGTCAAACAGAAAAAAGTGCACATCACCTACGGATCCGCCGGCAACGGTGCTTCCCAGCATTTGTCCGGCGCCTTGTTCAACAACATGGTGGGCGGCGACATGGTCCATGTACCCTATAAGGGTGGTGCGCCGGCCAATACCGACCTCTTGGCGGGCCAGATTCAGGCCGTGTTCTCGCCGCTGGTCGAAGTTCTGTCATACATCGACAGCGGCAAGCTGCGGCCGCTGGGCGTAACCACCAAGACCCGTTCGTCGCGTCTTCCCAGCGTGCCGGCGGTAGCGGAAGTCCTGCCCGGTTACGAAGTCGTGCTGTGGAACGGTGTATTTGCGCCTGCCGGCACGCCGCAGCCTATCATCACCAAGCTGAGTGCTGCGATCCGCGAGGCGCTGCAGGATCCGGCCGTGCGCAAGACGCTTGCGGATCAAGGCTCAACGCCGGTAGGTAACTCGCCCGAGGAGTTCAAGCAATTCCTGACGACCGAGATCGACAAGTGGGGCAAGCTGATCAAGCTGTCCGGTGCTCGCATTGATTAA